From the genome of Rhodothermales bacterium, one region includes:
- a CDS encoding polysaccharide deacetylase family protein produces the protein LTPPNMKCLFFGLLAFVCATVSAIVAPAQILRQPIPDKVVVLTFDDAVVSHATYVGPLLKEYGFGATFYISEFPKPPFSDKTLYMTWEQIRMLNQMGFEIGNHTGTHRLVPDMTPAEFAGELAYIEEKGEGLGIPKPLTFAYPAYETDAYALSTLAEKGYLFARIGEDRPYDPAKDHPFLVPSYTMLEDNESLIMQALQEAKEGRVVVLTIHGVPDTAHDWVTTPPALFQNYLRYLKKNGYTVLAMRDLAQYIDARQAWMMITPRFGE, from the coding sequence CCCTCACCCCCCCCAACATGAAATGTCTCTTTTTTGGTCTCCTGGCGTTTGTATGCGCCACGGTTAGCGCCATCGTTGCTCCCGCCCAGATCCTGCGCCAGCCCATCCCCGATAAGGTGGTCGTGCTCACCTTCGATGATGCCGTCGTTAGCCATGCCACGTATGTCGGGCCGCTGCTGAAGGAATACGGGTTTGGCGCCACGTTCTACATCTCTGAATTTCCGAAGCCGCCGTTTTCGGACAAGACCCTGTACATGACCTGGGAGCAGATTCGGATGCTCAACCAGATGGGCTTCGAGATCGGCAACCATACAGGCACCCACCGGCTCGTTCCCGACATGACGCCGGCTGAGTTTGCCGGTGAGCTGGCATATATTGAGGAGAAAGGCGAAGGCCTTGGCATCCCGAAGCCGCTCACCTTCGCGTATCCGGCCTACGAGACGGACGCCTACGCACTGTCGACCCTCGCCGAAAAGGGCTATCTGTTCGCCCGGATCGGGGAGGATCGGCCCTACGACCCGGCAAAGGATCACCCCTTTCTGGTGCCCAGCTACACCATGCTCGAGGACAACGAGTCGCTGATCATGCAGGCGCTACAGGAAGCGAAGGAGGGCCGGGTGGTTGTACTCACCATCCACGGGGTGCCGGACACCGCGCACGACTGGGTGACCACACCGCCGGCGCTGTTTCAGAATTACCTCCGGTATCTCAAGAAAAACGGGTATACAGTCCTCGCCATGCGGGACCTTGCGCAGTATATAGACGCCCGCCAGGCCTGGATGATGATCACCCCCCGGTTTGGGGAGTGA